Proteins from one Aureimonas sp. SA4125 genomic window:
- the fliF gene encoding flagellar basal-body MS-ring/collar protein FliF: MAMIGGVQAQQVLDNLSALGARKLGMMAIIGFLVVAVVGLGAFYLSRPDMETLYTGLDRQDVTRIGSALTEAGIAFDINSAGDTVMTPFSQTANARMLLAEKGLPRSENAGYELFDALGSMGLTSFMQEVTRVRAMEGELARTIQTLKNVRAARVHIVMPEPGTFRRETQKPSASVVIRTENPEGFGSAQAIRHLVASSIPGMSVDEVTVLDTDGSLLASGDDSVSAAPSKLIGIEGTVSRSVEASIRQTLAPYLGIGNFQASVTARLDTDRKNTSARIFDPEGRVERSVRTVKETGQSSDKAANAAVGVEQNLPEEANAETAGNESSEAKERREELTNYEINETTTQTVSEGYDVKRLSVAVVINRKRLLETLGTDATPVQIDEALAKIKLLVASAAGYSETRGDQLEVTALEFVSNGEELAPVESAGLGEMFMRQSGTLINALTVLVVAVLLIWFGLKPAIRALAAPNNAADGSAIELENAGMAGEFGGEMNGMLGNEMAGNLFGNDGMDAGLLEDLTRSQANSPQSRLEKLIEFDEAQAASILKHWIHQKEAA, from the coding sequence GATGGCAATTATCGGCTTTCTGGTCGTTGCCGTCGTCGGCCTTGGGGCCTTCTATCTCAGCCGTCCCGACATGGAGACACTGTACACGGGTCTCGACCGGCAGGACGTGACGCGAATCGGCTCCGCCCTGACCGAGGCCGGCATCGCCTTCGACATCAATTCGGCCGGCGACACGGTCATGACGCCCTTCTCGCAAACCGCCAACGCCCGGATGCTGCTGGCGGAAAAGGGCCTGCCGCGCTCCGAGAATGCCGGCTACGAGCTGTTCGATGCGCTCGGCTCGATGGGCCTGACATCCTTCATGCAGGAGGTGACGCGGGTCCGGGCCATGGAGGGTGAACTCGCCCGCACCATCCAGACCCTCAAGAACGTCCGCGCGGCACGTGTCCATATCGTCATGCCCGAGCCCGGCACTTTCCGCCGCGAGACGCAGAAGCCCTCGGCCAGCGTCGTGATTCGCACGGAAAATCCGGAAGGTTTCGGCTCCGCCCAGGCGATCCGCCATCTCGTCGCCTCATCCATTCCCGGCATGAGCGTCGACGAGGTCACCGTGCTCGACACCGACGGATCGCTTCTTGCGTCGGGCGACGATTCGGTCTCGGCGGCACCGTCCAAGCTGATCGGTATCGAGGGCACGGTCTCGCGCAGCGTCGAGGCTTCGATCCGGCAGACCCTCGCTCCCTATCTCGGCATCGGCAATTTCCAGGCAAGCGTCACCGCAAGACTCGACACCGATCGCAAAAACACCAGCGCCCGCATCTTCGATCCGGAAGGCCGGGTCGAGCGCTCGGTCCGTACCGTCAAGGAGACCGGCCAGAGCTCCGACAAGGCCGCCAACGCAGCGGTCGGAGTCGAGCAGAACCTGCCCGAGGAGGCCAATGCCGAAACGGCCGGCAACGAGTCCTCCGAGGCCAAGGAGCGCCGCGAGGAACTGACCAACTACGAGATCAACGAGACCACCACGCAGACGGTCAGCGAAGGCTACGACGTCAAGCGTCTCAGCGTCGCCGTCGTGATCAACCGCAAGCGTCTGCTCGAAACCCTCGGCACCGATGCGACGCCGGTGCAGATCGACGAGGCCCTGGCCAAGATCAAGCTGCTGGTGGCATCCGCCGCCGGCTACAGCGAGACCCGCGGCGACCAGTTGGAAGTCACGGCCCTCGAATTCGTCTCCAACGGCGAGGAACTGGCGCCGGTCGAGTCCGCCGGACTTGGCGAGATGTTCATGCGCCAGTCTGGAACGCTGATCAACGCGCTGACCGTGCTCGTGGTCGCGGTGCTGCTCATCTGGTTCGGGCTGAAACCGGCCATCCGGGCTCTCGCCGCCCCGAACAATGCTGCCGACGGCAGCGCCATCGAGCTCGAGAATGCCGGCATGGCGGGCGAGTTCGGCGGCGAGATGAACGGCATGCTGGGCAACGAGATGGCCGGCAACCTCTTCGGCAATGACGGCATGGATGCTGGCCTTCTCGAAGACCTGACCCGCAGCCAGGCGAACTCGCCGCAGTCCCGCCTCGAGAAGCTCATCGAATTCGACGAAGCGCAGGCAGCGTCGATCCTGAAACACTGGATCCACCAGAAAGAGGCGGCATAA
- a CDS encoding flagellar hook-length control protein FliK, whose protein sequence is MRISASPPSFIESGPAASVGSSDGEYSRLFDKAVRDVAKETSTRKNFLNEERAAGQSADDKAADADTNGKIARSAAQHQTKAVMEKAAPAAAADARGESARQDVAADSADAESDRLTTIDALGRLLGGDFSAAASPTTAESIASASSDGAASSDSVASQARPAVVTPGVDGFELAGNVADVADKARGKVSLEVVHMETHFEPRSDAFVLVEGETPAAVAAETRIDADAKSRRLPVPDAGTAASAVSKLPIASDAPVRNVAPRTDAPAVLQMRAAIDGQIKDARQLAAAAGAARTDGVEPADADQPRLSFEEALARLGDPRGSDAASVDEDTRRDRGAQFSARADGQARGVNENIARGTISAPSGKADEGAPAALFFPSMTGQVASRVIDALGSGLTSARAPDAAPGNAYVRLTAGGAALKTLTIQLQPEELGRLDVTMRLVEGQLTLEIAATEAGTAKVLAEDREGLRKLLQHAGFSLDDTSITIVSRDVGATQARTAPTEASAQNGSRTGSDAGSQADDGASAHSGGGRDNSGNGDDRQNARRQSAADRASASLKAASTYL, encoded by the coding sequence GTGAGAATTTCTGCCAGTCCCCCGTCCTTCATCGAGTCCGGACCCGCCGCCAGCGTCGGCAGTTCCGACGGGGAATACAGTCGCCTGTTTGACAAAGCCGTTCGCGACGTCGCGAAGGAGACGTCGACCAGGAAGAACTTCCTGAACGAGGAGCGCGCCGCCGGTCAGTCCGCCGACGACAAGGCGGCAGACGCCGATACGAACGGTAAGATCGCCCGTTCCGCGGCCCAGCATCAGACGAAGGCGGTGATGGAAAAGGCAGCGCCTGCCGCTGCCGCCGATGCCCGCGGGGAGAGCGCCCGTCAAGACGTCGCCGCAGACAGTGCCGACGCCGAGAGTGATCGTCTCACGACCATCGACGCCCTCGGCCGTCTTCTCGGCGGCGACTTCTCCGCGGCGGCGTCGCCGACCACCGCCGAATCCATTGCATCTGCGTCCAGCGACGGCGCCGCTTCGTCGGATTCTGTCGCCTCGCAGGCACGGCCGGCCGTCGTCACGCCCGGCGTCGACGGCTTTGAACTCGCCGGCAACGTTGCGGATGTCGCGGACAAGGCCCGGGGCAAGGTGTCACTCGAAGTCGTGCATATGGAGACCCATTTCGAACCGCGCTCGGACGCTTTTGTGCTCGTCGAGGGAGAAACTCCCGCGGCGGTCGCCGCAGAGACAAGGATCGATGCAGATGCCAAGAGCCGGCGTTTGCCCGTCCCGGATGCCGGCACGGCTGCGTCTGCTGTCTCCAAGCTGCCGATCGCATCGGACGCGCCTGTACGAAACGTCGCTCCGCGTACCGATGCGCCTGCCGTGCTCCAGATGCGTGCCGCCATCGATGGACAGATCAAGGATGCACGGCAGCTGGCCGCCGCCGCCGGCGCGGCACGGACCGACGGTGTCGAGCCTGCCGATGCCGACCAGCCGCGGCTGAGCTTCGAGGAAGCGCTGGCCCGGCTCGGCGATCCTCGCGGATCGGACGCGGCTTCCGTCGACGAAGACACCAGACGCGACCGAGGCGCGCAGTTCTCCGCTCGCGCGGACGGCCAGGCCCGTGGTGTGAATGAGAACATCGCGCGGGGAACGATATCGGCTCCTTCCGGAAAGGCCGACGAGGGCGCGCCTGCGGCGCTGTTCTTCCCGTCCATGACCGGACAGGTCGCCAGCCGCGTCATCGATGCCCTCGGCTCGGGTCTCACCAGCGCGCGGGCGCCCGATGCTGCGCCAGGCAACGCCTATGTCAGGCTGACTGCCGGCGGCGCCGCCCTGAAGACGCTGACGATCCAGCTACAGCCGGAAGAGCTGGGACGGCTCGACGTGACCATGCGCCTCGTCGAGGGCCAGTTGACGCTCGAGATCGCCGCAACGGAGGCCGGCACGGCGAAGGTTCTTGCCGAGGACCGCGAAGGGCTGCGCAAGCTCCTCCAGCACGCGGGCTTCTCGCTCGACGATACCTCGATCACCATCGTCAGCCGCGATGTCGGTGCCACCCAGGCGCGAACTGCTCCGACCGAAGCATCGGCCCAGAACGGCTCGCGGACAGGCTCCGACGCGGGATCGCAGGCGGATGACGGGGCTTCTGCCCACTCCGGCGGCGGACGAGACAACAGCGGGAACGGCGACGATCGCCAGAATGCGCGTCGCCAGTCCGCCGCGGACCGGGCCAGCGCTTCCTTGAAGGCCGCCTCCACCTATCTCTGA
- a CDS encoding MotB family protein gives MSQTSAAAPVVNQIIVVKRGGNQEEAHHGGAWKIAFADFMTALMALFLVLWLTNASDDATKKQIAQYFNPIKLNSSVPETLGLSNGENTPTKPVSVDSKGEVEDGGNPDEKPMSGSATGGQEQALFRDPFAVLAEIAAEGGPGVQDGVSGVPDGSGLPGLNGGEAYRDPFDPSSWQLSPNIDEKAAKDTAMAPQEFKVPEPLPPTTTVAETTNKTVVEVTKPAEEKPASPAATPEKPAEAVLSEAEKLKAEIEESLGPSDGPGVEVTVGKDGVKISLADSLTSGMFEVGSAKPTPDALKLVESVAKILSERKGVVSIRGHTDSRPYAGVEYDNWRLSSARAQFAYYMLVRGGLSETRVTSIEGVADRDPKDAANPESAQNRRIEILLKEPTT, from the coding sequence GTGAGCCAGACCAGCGCGGCCGCACCGGTCGTCAACCAGATCATCGTCGTCAAGCGGGGCGGCAACCAGGAGGAGGCGCACCATGGCGGCGCCTGGAAGATCGCCTTCGCCGATTTCATGACAGCGCTGATGGCGCTGTTCCTCGTGCTCTGGCTGACCAATGCCTCGGACGACGCGACCAAGAAGCAGATCGCGCAATACTTCAACCCGATCAAGCTGAACAGCTCGGTGCCGGAGACCCTTGGCCTCAGCAATGGCGAGAACACGCCGACCAAGCCAGTCTCGGTCGATTCGAAGGGGGAAGTGGAGGACGGCGGCAATCCCGATGAGAAACCGATGAGCGGCAGCGCGACGGGAGGGCAGGAACAGGCCCTGTTCCGCGATCCCTTCGCGGTGCTGGCGGAAATCGCGGCGGAAGGCGGCCCTGGCGTCCAGGATGGCGTCTCGGGCGTACCGGACGGTTCGGGTCTTCCCGGACTGAACGGCGGCGAGGCCTATCGCGATCCCTTCGATCCCTCCTCCTGGCAGCTTTCGCCCAATATCGACGAAAAGGCCGCCAAGGACACCGCAATGGCGCCGCAGGAATTCAAGGTGCCCGAGCCGCTCCCGCCCACGACAACGGTGGCCGAGACCACCAACAAGACGGTGGTCGAGGTGACCAAGCCCGCCGAAGAGAAGCCTGCGAGCCCTGCCGCGACTCCGGAAAAGCCAGCCGAGGCGGTTCTCTCGGAAGCCGAGAAGCTGAAGGCCGAGATCGAGGAGTCGCTGGGACCTTCGGATGGCCCGGGTGTCGAGGTCACGGTCGGCAAGGACGGCGTCAAGATCTCGCTCGCCGACAGCCTGACTTCCGGCATGTTTGAGGTCGGCTCGGCCAAGCCGACGCCGGACGCTCTGAAACTCGTCGAGTCGGTCGCCAAGATCCTGTCGGAGCGCAAGGGCGTGGTTTCGATTCGGGGGCATACTGATTCCCGTCCCTATGCGGGTGTCGAGTACGACAACTGGCGCCTTTCGTCAGCCCGCGCGCAGTTCGCCTACTACATGCTGGTGCGCGGCGGTCTTTCGGAAACACGGGTAACCAGCATCGAGGGCGTCGCCGACCGCGACCCCAAGGATGCGGCCAATCCGGAAAGCGCCCAGAACCGGCGTATCGAGATCCTTCTCAAAGAGCCCACTACATGA